One genomic window of Apium graveolens cultivar Ventura unplaced genomic scaffold, ASM990537v1 ctg4114, whole genome shotgun sequence includes the following:
- the LOC141701577 gene encoding uncharacterized protein LOC141701577, translated as MAEQLSNRSLFGGAIVCNFAHRFQDVCDVRQVPDHQEAFVDPGRDESLIFELLDFKHDVLDNGSATWFFQDLASEQDAGGTMVIEQSGAFEAEWLRFRNMPAVVTTAVGQMAISKGRQGREAQNIVKVYLANLRLKEVGTDVLITAYEPLLINHLSESANAVGAGLAVPAAQSGFMPMDDVFKAAVSSFRVLDWSLFGSHA; from the exons ATGGCTGAACAATTATCCAACCGCTCTTTATTTGGTGGTGCTATTGTCTGCAACTTCGCTCACAGGTTTCAG gATGTGTGCGATGTTCGTCAAGTTCCTGATCATCAG GAGGCATTTGTGGACCCTGGGAGGGATGAAAGTTTGATATTTGAGTTGTTGGATTTTAAACACGATGTTCTCGATAATGGAAGTGCTACTTGGTTCTTTCAAGACCTTGCCTCTGAACAGGATGCTGGCGGAACCATG GTTATTGAGCAGTCAGGAGCATTTGAGGCTGAGTGGTTGAGGTTTAGAAACATGCCTGCAGTCGTGACCACCGCCGTCGGACAAATG GCCATATCTAAGGGGCGCCAAGGAAGGGAAGCTCAAAATATTGTGAAG GTATATCTTGCAAATTTACGCCTGAAGGAAGTTGGCACAGACGTACTTATCACTGCATATGAGCCCCTCTTAATAAA CCATCTTAGTGAGAGTGCCAATGCAGTCGGAGCTGGTTTAGCTGTACCTGCAGCCCAATCTGGATTTATGCCAATGGATGATGTTTTTAAAGCAGCAGTCTCAAGCTTCAGAGTCCTGGACTGGAGTCTTTTTGGTAGTCATGCTTAA
- the LOC141701572 gene encoding small ribosomal subunit protein uS4y — protein sequence MVHVNFYRNYGKTFKKPRRPYEKERLDAELKLVGEYGLRCKRELWRVQYALSRIRNAARNLLTLEEKDPRRIFEGEALLRRMNRYGLLDESQNKLDYVLALTVENFLERRLQTLVFKTGMAKSIHHARVLIRQRHIRVGRQVVNVPSFMVRVDSQKHIDFSLTSPFGGGRPGRVKRRNQKAASKKASGGDGDEEDED from the exons ATGGTGCACGTCAACTTCTACCGTAATT ATGGAAAAACTTTTAAGAAGCCACGTCGTCCTTATGAGAAGGAACGATTGGATGCTGAGTTGAAGCTTGTTGGTGAGTATGGGCTTAGGTGCAAAAGGGAGCTCTGGAGGGTTCAGTATGCCTTGAGCCGTATCCGTAATGCTGCTAGGAATCTTCTCACCCTTGAGGAGAAGGACCCGCGTCGTATTTTTGAAGGTGAAGCTCTTTTGAGGAGGATGAACAGGTATGGGCTGTTGGATGAGAGCCAGAACAAGCTCGATTACGTGCTTGCACTCACTGTTGAGAACTTTCTTGAGCGTCGCCTTCAGACACTTGTGTTTAAGACTGGTATGGCCAAGTCTATTCACCATGCCAGAGTCCTGATCAGGCAAAGGCATATCAG GGTTGGAAGGCAGGTGGTGAATGTTCCCTCGTTCATGGTGAGGGTGGATTCCCAGAAGCATATTGACTTCTCACTCACGAGTCCCTTTGGTGGTGGCCGACCTGGCAGAGTTAAGCGAAGGAACCAGAAGGCTGCTTCAAAGAAAGCTAGTGGTGGAGATGGAGATGAAGAAGACGAAGATTAA
- the LOC141701571 gene encoding secreted RxLR effector protein 161-like — MDKSHPLTTPMVVRSLEVEKDPFRPRKQDEETLGPEVPYLSAIGALMYLANKTRPDIAFAVNLLARFSSDSTKRYWDGIKHIFRYLRGTIDLGLFFPNNSRSRLVGYADAGYMSDPHFGRSQTELLAIHEASR; from the coding sequence ATGGACAAATCTCATCCACTAACCACACCAATGGTTGTTCGATCACTCGAGGTTGAAAAGGATCCTTTCCGTCCTAGAAAACAAGATGAAGAGACTCTTGGACCTGAAGTTCCATATCTCAGTGCAATTGGCGCTCTCATGTATCTTGCAAACAAGACACGACCTGATATTGCATTTGCAGTGAACCTGTTGGCAAGATTTAGTTCTGACTCTACTAAAAGGTATTGGGATGGAATAAAACATATATTCAGATATCTTCGTGGGACAATCGATCTTGGATTATTCTTCCCAAACAATTCAAGATCACGGCTAGTTGGATACGCAGATGCTGGATACatgtcagatcctcattttggGCGATCACAAACAGAATTACTAGCAATTCATGAAGCAAGCAGATAA